A window from Taeniopygia guttata chromosome 10, bTaeGut7.mat, whole genome shotgun sequence encodes these proteins:
- the FURIN gene encoding furin → MDLRPCSLLLLWTLVVALTLLDQEVLAQHIYTNTWAVLVPAGPQEADRLARKHGFLNLGPIFGDYYHFRHRGVVKRSLSPHQPWHSRLAREPQVQWLEQQVAKRRTKRDVFMEPTDPKFPQQWYLYNTNQRDLNVRQAWEQGYTGKGIVVSILDDGIEKNHPDLEANYDPGASFDVNDQDPDPQPRYTQMNDNRHGTRCAGEVAAVANNGICGVGVAYNARIGGVRMLDGEVTDAVEAHSLGLNPNHIHIYSASWGPEDDGKTVDGPARLAEEAFFRGVSQGRGGLGSIFVWASGNGGREHDSCNCDGYTNSIYTLSISSTTQYGNVPWYSEACSSTLATTYSSGNQNEKQIVTTDLRQKCTELHTGTSASAPLAAGIIALALEANKNLTWRDMQHLVVQTSKPAHLNANDWVTNGVGRKVSHSYGYGLLDAGAMVSLAKNWTTVGPQRKCVIDILAEPRDIGKRLEVRRKVDACLGKANYISRLEHAQARLTLSYNRRGDLAIHLVSPMGTRSTLLAARPHDFSADGFNDWAFMTTHSWDEDPSGEWVLEIENTSDAKNYGTLTKFTLVLYGTATDSPSLSNQLESSGCKTLTPSQTCVVCEEGYYLHQKSCLKHCPPGFAPGVQSTHYDLENSVEPIAPHLCLPCHPSCATCVGPGPNQCLTCPAHSHFSSLDLSCSHQTQSSRASPALADGEGPAEAPPPINLPVLIASLSCILIVIIFVTVFLVLQARSGFSLRGVKVYALDSGIISYKGLPSDIWQEEGPSESDGEDYEAHSERTAFIRDQSAL, encoded by the exons ATGGATCTGAGGCCCTGCTCGCTGCTGTTGCTCTGGACTCTGGTGGTAGCCCTCACTCTCCTGGACCAGGAGGTGCTGGCCCAGCATATTTACACCAACACCTGGGCTGTGCTCGTCCCTGCAGGACCCCAGGAGGCTGACAGGCTGGCCAGGAAGCATGGATTCCTCAACCTAGGCCCG ATCTTTGGTGACTATTACCACTTTCGGCACCGTGGCGTGGTGAAGCGTTCCCTCTCGCCccaccagccctggcacagccgcTTGGCCAGGGAGCCGCAG GTGCAGTGGCTGGAGCAGCAAGTGGCAAAGCGCAGGACCAAGCGAGACGTTTTCATGGAGCCCACGGACCCCAAGTTCCCGCAGCAGTGGTACCTG TACAACACAAACCAGCGGGACCTGAACGTGCGGCaggcctgggagcagggataCACAGGCAAGGGCATAGTGGTGTCCATCCTGGATGACGGCATTGAGAAGAACCACCCTGACCTGGAGGCCAACTAT GACCCAGGGGCAAGTTTTGATGTCAATGACCAGGACCCAGACCCACAGCCCCGATACACGCAGATGAATGACAACAG ACATGGCACGCGTTGTGCTGGGGAAGTGGCTGCTGTGGCAAACAACGGCATCTGTGGTGTTGGCGTGGCATACAATGCCAGGATCGGAG GTGTGCGCATGCTGGATGGGGAGGTGACTGATGCTGTGGAGGCCCATTCCCTGGGTCTCAACCCCAACCACATCCACATCTACAGTGCCAGCTGGGGCCCGGAGGACGACGGCAAGACTGTGgatggcccggcccggctggCAGAGGAGGCGTTCTTCCGTGGGGTCAGCCAG GGCCGAGGCGGGCTGGGCTCCATCTTCGTCTGGGCATCTGGGAATGGGGGCCGCGAGCATGACAGCTGCAACTGTGACGGTTACACCAACAGCATCTACACGCTGTCCATCAGCAGCACCACGCAGTACGGCAATGTGCCCTGGTACAGCGAGGCCTGCTCCTCCACCCTAGCCACCACCTACAGCAGTGGCAACCAGAATGAGAAGCAGATT GTGACGACTGACCTCAGACAGAAGTGCACTGAGTTGCACACCGGGACGTCGGCCTCAGCACCCCTGGCCGCTGGCATCATTGCCCTCGCCCTGGAAGCCAA CAAGAACCTGACCTGGCGGGACATGCAGCACCTGGTGGTGCAGACCTCGAAGCCAGCTCACCTGAATGCTAATGACTGGGTCACCAATGGCGTTGGCCGCAAAG TCAGCCACTCGTATGGCTACGGCCTGCTGGATGCCGGGGCCATGGTGAGCCTGGCCAAGAACTGGACTACGGTGGGACCTCAGAGGAAGTGTGTCATTGACATCCTTGCAGAGCCCAG GGACATTGGGAAGCGTCTCGAGGTACGGCGGAAAGTGGATGCCTGCCTGGGGAAAGCCAACTACATCAGCCGGCTGGAGCACGCGCAGGCCAGGCTGACGCTGTCCTACAACCGGCGGGGGGACCTGGCCATCCACCTGGTCAGCCCCATGGGCACCCGCTCcaccctcctggctgccag GCCCCACGACTTCTCGGCTGATGGCTTCAATGACTGGGCCTTCATGACGACGCACTCGTGGGATGAGGACCCCTCTGGGGAGTGGGTGCTGGAGATTGAGAACACCAGTGATGCCAAGAACTATG GCACGCTTACCAAGTTCACGCTTGTGCTGTATGGGACAGCCACCGACTCCCCCAGCCTCTCCAACCAGCTGGAGAGCAGTGGCTGCAAGACCCTGACCCCCAGCCAGACCTGTGTGG TCTGCGAGGAGGGGTACTACCTGCACCAGAAGAGCTGCCTGAAGCACTGCCCTCCTGGCTTCGCACCCGGTGTCCAGAGCACGCACTACGACCTGGAGAACAGCGTGGAGCCCATTGCACCccacctctgcctgccctgccacccctcctgtgccacctgtgtGGGACCTGGCCCCAACCAGTGCCTCACCTGTCCTGCACACTCCCACTTCAGCAGCCTGGAcctctcctgctcccaccaGACACAGAGCAGCCGTGcatcccctgccctggcagatGGCGAAGGACCAGCTGAGGCCCCCCCTCCGATCAACTTGCCTGTCCTCATTGCCAGCCTCAGCTGCATCCTCATTGTCATCATCTTTGTCACAGTCTTCTTGGTGCTGCAAGCACGCTCAGGCTTCAGCCTGCGGGGTGTGAAGGTGTATGCCCTGGACAGTGGGATCATCTCCTACAAGGGGCTCCCCTCTGACATCTGGCAGGAGGAGGGTCCCTCTGAGTCGGACGGTGAGGATTATGAGGCCCACAGCGAGAGGACTGCCTTCATCAGAGACCAAAGTGCCCTTTGA